ACTCGCTCGCCGATGCCAAGCCCGGCCGTGCGCCGCTCACACTCCGCGCGGAGCGGCCCATCGCCGGCCATCACGAAATTCACATTTGACGTCTTCGCGCACGTTTGCGCCGCGACCTCCACGAATCGCAGCGGGGCCTTCACGGGATCAAAGCGACCGACGAATCCAACGACAACATCCGCGTCCGCAAATTCCCACTCGGCGCGGATTCGTTTTCGAGTCTCGATGTCTCGGACACGATCCGCAAGTCCGTTCGCCACGACACGCAGCCTCTCCCCCGTTACGCCGAATGAACGCATTTCGTTCGCGATGGGATTCGACACCGCGATGACGCGATCAGCACGCCGCGCCGCCCGATGATCGAGCGCCATGTACGCACCCATCTTGAGCCCGTTCCAGCCGGAAAACGGTTCGCGATGGCCATGCACCGTGATGACATGCGGCTTTTTCGCGTGCCGGGCCGCGCGGGATGCGTGAATGTTGGAGAGGTAGCCGTGCGAATGAATAACATCGACCTCGCGCGCCGCATCCGCGATCTCATCCGAAGGCGTAAAATCGAACTTCGACCGACGTCGCAGAACCCGGCTCGAGACTCCGAGATCGCGAAGCGACGCCACCAATTGCGCGTCGAAAAACACGGCCGCGCGCAGGTGGATATCGTCCGGGGCGATGGCCCCGGCCAACGCCAGGACGTGCGTCTCGATCCCGGCGAACGCCGCGCCCTCGGCGACCTGCAAAACGCGAAGCGGACTGGCCGACATGCTCAGTGTTTCTTGGCCCGCAGCGTCATGACACCGTTTGCGAGAATCTGCGGAAAGTCCGGCGCGGAAACCGCGGCCGTCTGCGCCATGACCTCGGTGTCGAAGCTCGTCATGCGCTCCATCGAGGTCGACCAGTCGATCATCCGCTTGGCGAGCCCCAGCGCCCGCGCGGGCCGCGTCACGAGGCGCTCGACCAGCGCGGCGGTGCGGGTTTCGAGATCCTCCCGCGGGCAAACTTCGTTCACGATGCGCAGCGCCAACGCGGTCTGTGCGTCCACCGCGTCGCCCAGCAGGATCATTTCTTTCGCCACCGCCGGACCGACCATGCGCGTGAGGCGTGTCGTGCCGCCGCAGTCCGGGATCAAGCCCAGGTAGATTTCGGGAAGGCCGAACCGCAGGTCGTCCGCGGCGATACGAAAGTCGCAGGCGAGGACTATCTCCATCGCGAGACCGAGCGCGTGGCTGTGAAGGACGGCGATCACGGGTTTTTCGAGCGTCTCAATCCGGTTGACGACGTGTTGGATCTTTCGGGCGAGCTCGCGCAGGTGCAGGCCGCGCTCCGTCTCGTCCACGCCGCCGAGCCCCGCCACGGCGGTTACGTCGATTCCCGCCGAAAAACAGGCACCTTCGCCGGCCAGGGTAATGACGCGAACGTCGGAGCGCAGCGCGAGATCGTCGAGATGTCGGCCAAGTTCCAGAACCACGTCCACATTGATCGCATTTCGCTTTTCGGAACGATTGATGACGAGACGCGCGACCGCGCCGTCTACGATGCATTTGACCGCTTCGGTGCTCATGAAGTTCTCCCGAATGGAACCCGGCGGCGGGCAGGGCGCATGCTAGGAGGATTCGAAATCGGGAACAAGCGAGGGCGACAGCGCGCGACGCAGGCGTTCGGCGAGCAGACCGTACCGACGGCTCACGTCGTCGTTGCGAATCGCGAGTTCGAGCGCCCGTCGGCTGCCCACGACGACGACGAGCCGCTTGGCCCGCGTCACCGCCGTGTAGAGCAGATTGCGTTGCAACAAAATGAAGTGCTGCGTCGAAAGCGCGACCACGACCGCCGGGTATTCCGATCCCTGGGATTTGTGAATGCTCGTCGCGTAAGCGAGGGCGAGGTCGTCGAACTGCGCTCCTTCGACCTTGACCGTGACGCCGTCGAAGTCGACGTTCAGAAACCTGCCGCTCGCGTCTACGTAATTCACGCGACCGAGGTCCCC
This genomic stretch from Deltaproteobacteria bacterium harbors:
- a CDS encoding glycosyltransferase family 4 protein, coding for MSASPLRVLQVAEGAAFAGIETHVLALAGAIAPDDIHLRAAVFFDAQLVASLRDLGVSSRVLRRRSKFDFTPSDEIADAAREVDVIHSHGYLSNIHASRAARHAKKPHVITVHGHREPFSGWNGLKMGAYMALDHRAARRADRVIAVSNPIANEMRSFGVTGERLRVVANGLADRVRDIETRKRIRAEWEFADADVVVGFVGRFDPVKAPLRFVEVAAQTCAKTSNVNFVMAGDGPLRAECERRTAGLGIGERVRFLGFRTDIDDVIDAFDILLMTSDSEGVPQALLAAMRGGIPAVCSAVGGIPDILAGMDELTATPHAEALSARLIPLVRDAAMRAEFGAKLRERFEREYTADVMAARIAAIYREVVS
- a CDS encoding enoyl-CoA hydratase/isomerase family protein codes for the protein MSTEAVKCIVDGAVARLVINRSEKRNAINVDVVLELGRHLDDLALRSDVRVITLAGEGACFSAGIDVTAVAGLGGVDETERGLHLRELARKIQHVVNRIETLEKPVIAVLHSHALGLAMEIVLACDFRIAADDLRFGLPEIYLGLIPDCGGTTRLTRMVGPAVAKEMILLGDAVDAQTALALRIVNEVCPREDLETRTAALVERLVTRPARALGLAKRMIDWSTSMERMTSFDTEVMAQTAAVSAPDFPQILANGVMTLRAKKH